One window of Brevibacillus choshinensis genomic DNA carries:
- the asd gene encoding archaetidylserine decarboxylase (Phosphatidylserine decarboxylase is synthesized as a single chain precursor. Generation of the pyruvoyl active site from a Ser is coupled to cleavage of a Gly-Ser bond between the larger (beta) and smaller (alpha chains). It is an integral membrane protein.), which translates to MRKKILPVLIHRLPQNAMSRTMGKITASRFSRLAIQRYIRHYHIDSTVIEKPVNQYRTLKEFFCRRLKPEARPIAPGDHVIVSPVDGTVSQLGDICEGTLIQAKGKQFDVVELLGGSVEEAKRYYGGKFITIYLSPRDYHRIHMPVEGDLIRYCYLPGRLYPVNKLGIENVDRLFARNERLVTYIQTKDMGDLALVKVGALFVGSVKVSYNTATTNIKHGRQTSELIVDTPHYQKGEELGWFEFGSTVILLLESNHLKWAEGIEMGKSLLMGQLLAEKTE; encoded by the coding sequence ATGCGTAAAAAGATACTACCTGTCCTAATTCATCGCTTGCCACAAAATGCGATGTCACGAACGATGGGGAAAATAACCGCATCAAGATTTAGTCGATTAGCGATTCAGCGTTATATACGTCATTATCACATTGATTCTACCGTGATTGAGAAGCCAGTAAACCAATATCGTACCCTGAAAGAATTTTTCTGTCGCCGACTCAAGCCAGAGGCGAGACCGATTGCTCCCGGTGACCATGTCATCGTCAGCCCAGTGGACGGAACGGTGTCCCAATTGGGAGATATTTGCGAGGGTACCTTGATTCAGGCCAAGGGAAAGCAATTTGATGTCGTTGAGCTGCTCGGCGGTTCCGTAGAAGAGGCAAAGCGCTACTACGGAGGCAAATTCATCACCATCTATTTGAGCCCGAGAGATTACCACCGGATCCACATGCCAGTCGAAGGGGATCTGATCCGTTACTGCTATTTGCCAGGACGCCTCTACCCGGTGAACAAGCTGGGTATTGAAAATGTGGACAGACTATTTGCTCGCAATGAGCGCCTCGTCACGTACATCCAGACCAAGGATATGGGTGATCTGGCACTGGTCAAAGTAGGTGCCTTGTTCGTAGGTAGTGTGAAGGTCTCGTACAATACGGCTACGACCAACATCAAGCATGGCCGCCAGACCAGCGAATTAATCGTAGACACCCCTCACTATCAAAAAGGGGAAGAGCTTGGCTGGTTCGAGTTTGGCTCCACAGTCATCTTGCTGCTCGAATCCAACCACCTCAAATGGGCGGAAGGCATCGAGATGGGCAAAAGCCTGCTCATGGGCCAACTGCTGGCGGAGAAGACCGAGTAA
- a CDS encoding MraY family glycosyltransferase, with translation MFILSTLETRIKCGQVRELFTYVVSGLSSFFLVYLLMPAAHWLAWKTKLLDIPRGRKGHSHPMPLSGGVAMFVGMIVVSAFFAGVQKIVAVLAVGGAVLMAIGWADDAFKGMQKDFPALPKLLVQLLVGMMVFFFDIRFRGVSLSWLGGEDGAFITFPVWVSFLATVVWIVGLINMVNFLDGVDGLAAGATVFSAVTLFFLSMVKGQDLTALLAVALTGAALAFLRFNFYPAKIFMGDAGSMFLGFALAIISLEGTMKGATLISLVVTVLALGLPVVDTVQVMISRLLAGSPMYQADRRHVHHRLMSHGLTAKQTVVVLYLVSFLFSALSLFLFYFQKI, from the coding sequence TTGTTCATTTTGTCCACACTAGAGACAAGAATAAAGTGCGGGCAGGTGAGGGAGCTGTTTACTTATGTGGTTTCAGGCCTATCTTCTTTTTTTCTGGTCTATTTATTGATGCCGGCTGCTCATTGGCTGGCGTGGAAAACGAAGCTGCTGGATATACCGAGAGGACGAAAAGGGCATAGTCATCCCATGCCATTATCTGGTGGAGTGGCGATGTTCGTCGGGATGATAGTGGTGTCAGCTTTTTTTGCAGGGGTGCAAAAAATCGTTGCAGTTTTGGCGGTTGGCGGAGCTGTTTTGATGGCAATTGGGTGGGCAGATGATGCGTTCAAAGGCATGCAAAAAGATTTTCCGGCGTTACCCAAATTATTGGTACAGTTGTTGGTAGGTATGATGGTATTTTTCTTCGATATCCGATTTCGAGGTGTCAGTCTTTCCTGGCTGGGAGGGGAAGATGGAGCATTCATCACGTTCCCTGTCTGGGTATCGTTTCTGGCAACTGTGGTTTGGATTGTCGGCTTGATCAATATGGTGAACTTTTTGGATGGAGTAGATGGTTTGGCGGCAGGAGCTACGGTTTTTTCAGCGGTCACCCTGTTTTTTCTCTCGATGGTAAAGGGGCAGGATTTGACAGCGCTTTTGGCAGTTGCATTGACGGGGGCTGCGCTTGCTTTTTTGCGCTTTAACTTTTATCCGGCAAAAATTTTTATGGGAGATGCGGGCTCGATGTTTTTGGGCTTTGCCCTTGCGATTATTTCCTTGGAGGGAACGATGAAAGGGGCTACGCTCATTTCACTCGTGGTCACGGTACTCGCACTGGGGCTGCCAGTCGTGGATACCGTACAAGTGATGATCAGCAGATTACTCGCGGGATCTCCCATGTATCAAGCGGATCGTCGTCATGTGCATCATCGGTTGATGTCGCATGGCTTGACCGCTAAACAGACGGTTGTTGTTCTGTACTTGGTCAGCTTTCTGTTTTCGGCACTGTCGTTATTCCTGTTTTACTTTCAAAAAATTTGA
- the ligA gene encoding NAD-dependent DNA ligase LigA: MDRLTAETKIAELTKLIERHNRLYHEEDRPEISDQEYDQLMRDLRELENSFPELIAADSPTQRVGGEPLPFFEKVVHKTPMLSLGNAFNEEDLRDFDRRVRQAVGNQAVRYVGELKIDGLAVSLHYENGVFVRGATRGDGTTGEDITQNLRTIRSIPLRLTRPLTLEVRGEAYMSKGAFERLNKEREERGEALFANPRNSAAGSLRQLDPKIAAARQLDTFIYGIGELQGETVESHSEGLNLLETLGFAVNPERRVFDDIEDLITFIAGWTEKRPGLPYEIDGMVIKVDSYAQQQELGFTAKSPRWAIAYKFPAEEAVTVLEGIEVSVGRTGAVTPTALLKPVSLAGTTVKRASLHNEDIIREKGLLIGDHVVVKKAGDIIPEIIAVLPERRTGDELPFAMPTHCPECGSDLVRLEEEVALRCINPMCPALIREGMIHFVSRTAMNIDGLGEKVVAQLFNDGIIHSVADLYYLHQQRDVLLGMERMGEKSVDNLLAAIEASKENSLERVLFGLGIRLVGAKAARVIAEHFGTMDVIMQASEEDLTQIDEIGPKMAASMVNYFDQSQAKAVIERLKLAGVNMEYKGLRIESGADLPFAGKTIVLTGTLAQMSRQEAEEAIARLGGKVTGSVSKKTDLVIAGEKAGSKLEKAEKLGVAVMDEAGFLQVLESNG, translated from the coding sequence ATGGATCGATTGACGGCGGAAACAAAAATTGCGGAATTAACGAAACTAATTGAGCGGCATAATCGTCTTTACCATGAAGAGGATCGACCTGAGATCTCAGATCAGGAGTACGATCAATTGATGCGGGACTTGCGAGAGCTGGAAAACAGCTTTCCTGAACTAATCGCAGCAGATTCCCCGACCCAGCGAGTGGGCGGGGAGCCTCTCCCTTTCTTTGAAAAGGTGGTACATAAAACACCGATGCTCAGCCTAGGCAATGCCTTTAATGAAGAGGACCTGCGGGATTTTGACCGTCGTGTTCGCCAGGCAGTCGGCAATCAAGCGGTGCGTTATGTAGGCGAGCTCAAGATCGATGGATTGGCCGTCTCGCTTCATTATGAAAATGGAGTGTTCGTACGTGGGGCTACTCGTGGGGACGGAACGACCGGTGAAGACATTACGCAAAATCTCAGAACGATCCGTTCCATTCCGCTCCGACTGACGAGGCCGTTGACACTGGAAGTTCGTGGCGAGGCGTATATGTCCAAAGGTGCCTTTGAGCGACTAAACAAGGAGCGTGAGGAACGGGGCGAAGCTCTTTTCGCCAATCCGCGCAACTCAGCAGCTGGCTCGCTCAGACAGCTCGATCCCAAGATTGCCGCTGCTCGTCAGCTTGACACGTTCATCTACGGCATCGGCGAATTGCAGGGTGAGACAGTCGAGTCACACAGTGAAGGGCTCAATTTGTTGGAAACGTTGGGCTTTGCCGTCAATCCGGAGCGCCGTGTGTTCGACGACATCGAGGACTTGATCACTTTTATCGCAGGCTGGACGGAAAAGCGACCAGGTCTGCCATACGAGATCGACGGTATGGTAATCAAGGTGGACAGCTATGCGCAGCAGCAGGAGCTTGGTTTCACTGCAAAAAGCCCGCGTTGGGCGATCGCCTACAAGTTCCCGGCTGAAGAAGCTGTGACGGTGCTTGAGGGCATCGAAGTATCCGTAGGGCGTACGGGCGCTGTTACGCCAACGGCTCTGCTCAAGCCTGTGAGTCTGGCAGGAACGACGGTCAAACGCGCCTCGTTGCACAATGAGGATATCATTCGGGAGAAAGGCTTGCTCATTGGCGATCATGTGGTCGTGAAAAAAGCGGGCGACATCATTCCGGAAATCATCGCGGTGCTTCCAGAGCGCCGGACTGGGGACGAACTGCCTTTCGCTATGCCGACCCATTGTCCAGAGTGCGGCAGTGACCTCGTGCGTCTAGAGGAAGAAGTAGCACTGCGCTGTATTAATCCGATGTGTCCGGCCCTCATTCGGGAAGGGATGATTCACTTCGTTTCCCGAACGGCGATGAACATCGATGGCCTGGGCGAAAAAGTAGTGGCACAGCTGTTCAACGACGGTATCATCCACAGCGTGGCAGATCTCTACTATTTGCATCAACAGCGTGATGTTTTGCTGGGCATGGAGCGGATGGGAGAAAAGTCCGTCGACAATCTGCTCGCGGCGATTGAGGCGAGCAAGGAAAACTCACTGGAGCGTGTCTTGTTCGGCTTGGGGATTCGACTGGTGGGAGCAAAAGCAGCTCGGGTGATCGCCGAGCATTTCGGTACGATGGATGTGATCATGCAAGCGAGTGAAGAGGATTTGACCCAGATCGATGAGATCGGTCCGAAGATGGCTGCCAGTATGGTCAATTACTTTGATCAGTCACAGGCAAAAGCCGTCATCGAACGGTTGAAATTGGCTGGAGTAAATATGGAGTACAAGGGCTTGCGTATCGAAAGTGGAGCTGATCTGCCGTTCGCGGGCAAGACAATCGTGCTCACAGGTACACTGGCGCAAATGTCGCGTCAGGAAGCAGAAGAAGCAATCGCGCGTCTGGGCGGAAAAGTGACAGGCAGCGTCAGTAAAAAAACAGATCTGGTCATTGCGGGTGAAAAGGCAGGCTCCAAGCTGGAGAAAGCCGAAAAACTGGGTGTGGCTGTAATGGACGAGGCAGGCTTCCTGCAAGTCTTGGAAAGCAACGGCTAA
- the pruA gene encoding L-glutamate gamma-semialdehyde dehydrogenase → MQVEFKNEAFTNFSLPENKKAFEEALAKVESELGREYDLIIGGERIKTEKKSRSINPSNKEQVVGVVSQADQALAEKAIQVAASTFETWKKVPGTSRSRYLTKAAAILRRRKHEFSAWLVKEAGKSWPEADADTAEAIDFMEYYARQMDKLSQRHDLPRIPDEDNELYYVPLGVGIVIPPWNFPLAIMVGMTTAALVSGNTVVLKPASTTPVIAAKFMEILEDAGVPAGVVNFVPGSGSEIGDYLVEHTQTRFISFTGSRDVGLRINELAAKHRPGQKWMKRLIAEMGGKDSIVVDNDADLELAAQSIVASAFGFSGQKCSACSRAIVHQDVYDQVLNRVVELTKNLTVGDIRSNDFYTGPVVDDKAYNKILEYIEIGKTEGKLVAGGEKGPDSGYFIMPTVFADVAPTARIMQEEIFGPVVAFCKANDFDHAMEIANNTEYGLTGAVISRNRANLERAREEFHAGNLYFNRKCTGALVGVHPFGGFNMSGTDSKAGGPDYLLLFTQAKLVSEKL, encoded by the coding sequence ATGCAAGTAGAATTCAAAAACGAGGCGTTTACCAATTTTAGCTTACCGGAAAATAAAAAGGCGTTTGAAGAAGCACTCGCGAAAGTAGAAAGCGAGCTGGGCCGGGAATATGACCTGATCATCGGCGGAGAGCGCATCAAAACCGAAAAGAAATCCCGCTCCATCAACCCTTCCAATAAAGAACAAGTAGTAGGTGTGGTATCCCAGGCTGACCAAGCTCTGGCTGAAAAAGCGATTCAAGTCGCAGCAAGCACTTTTGAAACGTGGAAAAAAGTACCTGGTACTTCCCGTTCCCGTTACCTGACAAAAGCAGCAGCGATCCTGCGTCGCCGCAAGCATGAATTCTCTGCTTGGCTCGTAAAAGAAGCAGGAAAAAGCTGGCCAGAGGCAGATGCGGATACGGCAGAAGCAATCGACTTCATGGAGTACTATGCTCGTCAAATGGATAAGCTGTCCCAGCGCCATGATCTTCCTCGCATCCCGGATGAAGATAACGAGCTGTACTACGTTCCACTGGGTGTAGGTATCGTAATCCCACCTTGGAACTTCCCGCTCGCGATCATGGTAGGTATGACGACGGCAGCGCTGGTTTCCGGTAACACCGTAGTACTGAAGCCTGCATCTACGACTCCTGTCATCGCTGCGAAATTCATGGAAATCCTCGAAGATGCTGGCGTACCAGCAGGTGTAGTGAACTTCGTTCCTGGTTCCGGCAGCGAAATCGGTGACTACCTCGTCGAGCACACACAAACTCGTTTCATCAGCTTTACAGGTTCCCGCGACGTAGGTCTGCGCATTAATGAGCTGGCTGCAAAACATCGTCCAGGACAAAAATGGATGAAGCGTCTGATTGCTGAAATGGGCGGTAAAGACTCCATCGTAGTAGACAACGATGCCGATCTGGAATTGGCTGCTCAATCGATCGTTGCTTCTGCATTTGGTTTCTCCGGTCAAAAATGTTCCGCTTGCTCCCGTGCGATCGTACACCAAGATGTTTACGATCAAGTGCTGAATCGTGTAGTAGAACTGACCAAAAACCTGACTGTAGGCGATATCCGCAGCAACGATTTCTACACAGGTCCAGTGGTTGACGATAAAGCGTACAACAAAATTTTGGAATACATCGAGATCGGTAAAACAGAAGGGAAACTGGTAGCAGGTGGCGAAAAAGGCCCAGACTCTGGCTACTTCATTATGCCAACTGTATTTGCTGACGTAGCTCCGACAGCTCGCATCATGCAGGAAGAAATCTTTGGACCTGTAGTAGCATTCTGCAAAGCTAACGACTTTGACCATGCAATGGAAATCGCGAACAACACCGAGTACGGCTTGACTGGCGCTGTAATCAGCCGCAACCGTGCCAACCTGGAGCGCGCTCGTGAAGAGTTCCATGCAGGTAACCTGTACTTCAACCGTAAGTGCACAGGTGCGTTGGTAGGTGTGCATCCATTTGGGGGCTTCAACATGTCTGGTACGGACTCCAAAGCAGGTGGCCCTGACTACCTCTTGCTGTTCACGCAAGCAAAACTGGTTTCCGAAAAACTGTAA
- a CDS encoding CamS family sex pheromone protein, with product MKAKFLTGCKLITTILLVIATTGCSLLPRGQETGPEPATPSLSPVVEVSEDYYGSIPPYKPNQTRGMLSDTKYRIDFSHLELGLMEFARDTFPTSEYLFQEGQQIKKEQVTEWIAQEKTGAANGQKKKGILVHVLEHDYVSKDKDRLGQLEGMVIGLSLTPEYQDATGQDKKYTTQELQAKGQQLASRIIQSIRVNTPTVPMLVLLYQVPEANSSFVPGHFIMSGTVNANEAAISKWQPIDEEFYLFPSTDVEKKYAQQSLQFDKLMRQSQSYFGEYIGMTGVGRFMGGRLTELTITATAEYDSRTEVLQFTQFAAGSINQLFDKSVHINLYVQSMNKPLAIYIRPTSGEPYMHIYRQ from the coding sequence ATGAAAGCGAAGTTTTTGACAGGATGCAAGCTGATAACAACTATACTTCTGGTGATCGCAACAACAGGATGCTCGCTTCTGCCACGTGGTCAGGAAACAGGACCAGAGCCCGCAACGCCATCCTTGTCTCCGGTAGTGGAAGTTTCGGAAGATTACTACGGCAGTATTCCTCCCTATAAACCGAACCAGACTCGCGGCATGCTGAGTGACACGAAGTACCGCATTGATTTCAGCCATTTGGAGCTGGGATTGATGGAATTTGCCCGAGACACGTTCCCAACATCCGAGTATCTGTTCCAAGAAGGTCAGCAGATCAAAAAAGAACAGGTAACCGAATGGATTGCTCAAGAGAAAACGGGCGCGGCCAACGGACAAAAGAAAAAAGGGATTCTGGTCCATGTACTGGAGCACGATTACGTCAGCAAAGATAAGGATCGTCTGGGGCAATTGGAAGGTATGGTGATAGGGCTGTCGCTTACTCCTGAATATCAGGATGCGACGGGTCAGGATAAAAAGTACACGACGCAGGAATTGCAGGCAAAAGGTCAGCAGCTGGCATCACGTATTATCCAGTCGATTCGAGTGAACACCCCGACAGTCCCTATGCTAGTCCTTCTGTACCAGGTGCCAGAAGCGAATTCGTCATTCGTGCCGGGACATTTCATCATGTCTGGTACTGTCAATGCCAATGAAGCAGCTATTTCCAAATGGCAACCGATCGACGAGGAGTTCTACTTGTTCCCGAGCACCGATGTGGAGAAGAAGTACGCTCAGCAGTCGTTGCAGTTTGACAAGCTGATGCGTCAGTCCCAATCGTACTTTGGCGAGTATATCGGGATGACGGGCGTAGGACGTTTCATGGGTGGCAGGCTGACGGAGCTGACCATCACTGCTACGGCAGAGTATGATTCCCGCACAGAGGTTCTGCAGTTCACGCAATTTGCGGCGGGAAGCATCAATCAGCTCTTTGACAAGAGCGTACACATCAACCTGTACGTACAATCGATGAATAAGCCGTTGGCGATCTACATCCGACCAACCAGTGGCGAACCGTATATGCATATATACAGGCAGTAG
- the gatC gene encoding Asp-tRNA(Asn)/Glu-tRNA(Gln) amidotransferase subunit GatC, which produces MSAITRKEVEHVANLARLQLTEEEAERYTKDLNAILEFAAKLNELDTSNVAPTSHATDVKNVMREDVNRPSLPREEVLKNAPDHEEGQFKVPAVFE; this is translated from the coding sequence ATGAGTGCCATTACACGCAAAGAAGTGGAGCACGTAGCCAATCTTGCCCGCTTGCAATTGACAGAGGAAGAAGCAGAGCGTTACACCAAAGATCTCAATGCGATCTTGGAATTTGCTGCCAAGCTGAATGAACTGGATACATCCAACGTAGCGCCTACCAGCCATGCGACTGATGTGAAAAACGTGATGCGCGAAGACGTCAATCGCCCGTCCCTGCCACGTGAGGAAGTGCTGAAAAACGCACCGGACCACGAAGAAGGACAGTTCAAAGTACCGGCTGTTTTTGAATGA
- a CDS encoding WD40/YVTN/BNR-like repeat-containing protein yields the protein MVLVFLAGCNDSEQNKPAPPPSVTAAALKGDLTYQDVLEKGETVHNLAMTADSERIWVGTHSGVYSSNPGGLWSLLSTQLEQHDIAGWFVDPKDPHQIYAAGSEGVLHSSDGGKQWNPIGSGLPHPADIRSFAGIREGEQIRLFAFVSGEGIYQSVDSGQKWSLWQPMDQEVFAMDFNPEENRLYVAAQFSLLYNEDGEWKTEVLPGAQQIYSLSVDRRTGVLAVATEQGVFEKVKGEWRLLDARSPEKLIMISSGEGDTKWVGVGESALIYKLSDSRWVKWN from the coding sequence ATGGTTTTGGTATTCTTGGCAGGCTGCAATGACAGCGAGCAGAACAAACCGGCTCCACCACCCTCCGTGACGGCAGCGGCTCTAAAGGGTGACCTAACCTATCAGGATGTGTTGGAAAAAGGAGAAACCGTGCACAATCTGGCGATGACTGCAGATTCGGAGCGGATATGGGTGGGCACTCATTCGGGGGTGTACAGTTCGAACCCGGGAGGATTATGGAGCCTCTTATCTACCCAGTTGGAACAGCATGATATCGCAGGCTGGTTTGTCGATCCAAAAGACCCTCATCAGATTTACGCAGCAGGAAGTGAGGGCGTACTTCATTCTTCAGACGGTGGCAAGCAATGGAATCCGATCGGATCAGGATTGCCCCACCCTGCTGATATTCGCAGCTTTGCAGGGATTCGTGAGGGGGAGCAGATTCGTCTGTTCGCCTTCGTATCTGGAGAAGGGATCTATCAGTCCGTGGACAGTGGCCAAAAATGGAGTCTCTGGCAACCGATGGACCAGGAAGTATTTGCGATGGATTTCAATCCTGAAGAAAATCGTCTCTATGTAGCGGCGCAATTCAGCTTGCTCTATAATGAGGACGGGGAATGGAAGACGGAGGTTCTCCCTGGGGCCCAACAGATCTACTCTCTTTCTGTCGACCGACGCACGGGTGTATTGGCAGTTGCAACGGAACAAGGCGTGTTTGAAAAAGTAAAAGGTGAGTGGCGATTGCTAGATGCACGTTCGCCTGAAAAGCTGATCATGATTTCTTCTGGTGAAGGAGATACGAAATGGGTTGGGGTAGGAGAATCTGCTCTGATCTACAAGCTATCCGACAGCAGATGGGTCAAATGGAATTAA
- a CDS encoding diguanylate cyclase domain-containing protein codes for MSKLDIETLISQYGDILTSFFHHMSDMFFLMSVEESTSLDLHFRYVLMNPAAMQVAGLTEKVYGKRLEDVYPEAKAAELTSMYKKAVQSGVPIHFTSEGDVIGESILSPVFNKDGVCTHVFSVTRDITERKHLESRLEYLAYHDVLTGLPNRRLLYIHLQNALATAKANDELVAVLFLDCDHFKQINDTWGHNTGDLFLQMLAKRLTSCVREGDTVARLGGDEFIVTLTGIQSQQQVEKVSRRILLALQEPWAIEESTFLCTTSIGISLYPFTALDADQLLMNADKALYSAKAAGRNQFHFYSP; via the coding sequence ATGTCAAAGCTCGACATTGAAACATTAATCAGTCAATACGGGGATATCCTGACTAGCTTTTTTCATCATATGTCAGATATGTTCTTTCTTATGTCTGTTGAAGAGTCTACGAGCCTCGATCTGCATTTTCGCTACGTCTTGATGAATCCTGCTGCGATGCAAGTGGCCGGTCTCACGGAGAAAGTGTACGGTAAGCGATTAGAGGACGTGTACCCCGAGGCCAAAGCTGCCGAATTGACCAGCATGTACAAAAAAGCCGTTCAAAGCGGAGTACCCATTCACTTCACGAGTGAAGGCGATGTGATCGGCGAATCGATCCTCTCCCCTGTTTTCAACAAAGATGGAGTATGCACGCATGTATTTTCTGTGACCCGCGACATTACGGAGCGCAAACACCTGGAGTCCAGGCTAGAGTATTTGGCGTATCACGACGTATTGACTGGCTTGCCAAATCGGCGCCTGCTCTACATCCATTTGCAAAATGCCTTGGCTACAGCGAAAGCAAACGACGAGCTTGTCGCCGTCCTTTTCCTCGACTGCGACCACTTCAAGCAAATCAACGATACCTGGGGACACAATACAGGTGATCTCTTCTTGCAAATGCTCGCAAAGCGACTGACTTCTTGCGTTCGCGAAGGGGATACCGTAGCACGCCTAGGTGGCGATGAATTCATCGTCACCCTCACAGGAATCCAGTCGCAGCAGCAGGTGGAAAAAGTATCGAGGCGAATTTTGCTTGCCTTACAAGAACCATGGGCTATCGAAGAGAGTACCTTTCTTTGCACGACCAGCATCGGAATCTCTCTCTATCCTTTCACCGCCCTCGACGCGGACCAGCTCCTAATGAATGCCGACAAAGCCCTCTACTCAGCAAAAGCTGCGGGTCGCAACCAGTTTCATTTCTATTCCCCATAA